The Anopheles gambiae chromosome 2, idAnoGambNW_F1_1, whole genome shotgun sequence genomic sequence TCACCTGTCCCACTCGAAAGGTGTCACCTCTACCGGAAAGCAGCGCGGGAGGACCTAACTATAGGGTCTAATGGTGGATAGCCTCAAACTGAAGCCTCGAGGAAAGTGTCGGTTGTGTTGTCGCACCTGCCGCACCGTTATCGAATCTACAATTAATTTCAATCAGCACACAGAACTTTACACTGATAAGggagaaaataaaaagtgCAGCACACGGACTGACACTCGGCCGAGGCAGAACAAAACGGTACGCTTTAAATGACACAACTGtcgacaacagcagcagcagaagcatgTTCGCTTCGACATGGGTGCGTATGACGCGTTTCGCTAAATCATACAAAATGAATAGACTTTTCCGTTGGGGTTGTATCGTGGGCAGAGGCGTATCGCTTCGGATCGCAGTCCATGGATAATTTATCGGGAGTGTAATCGAGTTCGATCCAATCAGTCGGCATGCGCACCCGATAAAACAAATCCCTTTCCGTGGTATTGCGGCTCACATTTGCATACGCTTAGGTgatagttcttttttttttttttaattcgacCAGAGAGGGCCCAAACAGTCGCAGTAGATCACGGTGCGTATGATATCTGGCCGTGTCGTATGTTTGCTTTCCCGGCGATAACATGACTTCGCGTCATTCGCAATATTGTACGGAGCTAGAAGCATAAATACGAACGAACAAATGCAGCTGTCCCGgtgaatgtatttatttttactgttGTTGTCCAAACAATTTTACTCGGTTATGGTCGAGGGCCCGGAGTTACACAGTTCCTTTGCAGAGCATAACAGAAACGTGACTTTTTCCGTTATCGGCATTCGAATTCAATGATAAGCCTTTGCTtcttgttctttcttttgcaaTTAGCTTCGTGATCACGAGAGCCTTATACATGTgtacaaaacatatttttctaATACCACCGGAAACTGTTCCATGTCTCATGGGGACGGTTCGAACAGGAACAGATCCACGTCCTGCCTTATTTGAGCCGTAGCGTAGGTCCAAAACCAACATGACCAATCGTGTTGATAAGCAAAAGAAacgatttgtgtttttggtatTTCTTTCGGGTAGCAATGTTCATTGCACAAAACGTGAGTTAAAGCAGCTATAATCAAACTGTACCCTTGTTGTTGCATCAGTTGAACAGTTCTTCCCCTCTTTTCTTTAGTGATAAAAGAGTAGGGTAAGAACAGTTTTGCTGTAGTTTAAGGATGTATGCTATCGGTGAAGAGTCATGCTTTGTGGAATGATAAACATTGTATGTATGAAAATGTTTGGAGATGATGTATTTTTGTATAGCTTCTATATATTTGTACAAAGCAtgtacattttaattaatcataaattatttttcgcCATGAATgttttttcattattgtaaAAGTGACCCGATCTCTGAATGTCTATAAAATCTCAACTCAACAATCAATAACCACAGGATTATTTTAGTAGAGAAAATTTGACTTATAATTCATTACAATGAACCTATTCAACTACGACTTAACAACCTACCTATCATCGGCCTATAATCGGTTCAAATCCGTAATGAACTAACTATCCTGCTCTCAAGGTATAAACACATCAAGTCACCGATAGCAAAAGTCCATTAGTGGTTTGCGGTATACCAAGTCAGAAAGGTTAATGTGCTAtataagaagaaaaggaaacctATGCTAACGAAAACATATTATAGAAAATGATCAAAAGTTTGTCGATATCTTAAGAACAAAATGCATTTAAcaacaatgaaaaacaataattgatttttagaCAACAATATTTCCTGAGTATTTAACAAAATTGCTTTAAATTCGTTTGTAATGCTTTTAATTGGTTTGAGTACTATTATCACTAACTGTAGCAACTATTGTAGGGATCGATTTTGGATATTCTTGATCCCAGACTGTTGGTAGGCCTATTTCGACGCCACACTTTGCGTAACCTGGTAGTCCGCACGGGTACCATCGCGTGAGTTTCGTTATTTTCTCGTACAGTTTTATCCCAGGACTGCGTGTAGTTCGTGCCTGAAAGCATAGTTAAAACGATGAACGGTCTTCAAATTGACATTAAAAATTGTAATCACACCTGTCGATGTGCGACGATTTTGTAGTCTTCCGTTAAAAGGCGGTGTTTCTCGCCGAACGTCAATAGATGATCCAGTGCTGAAAGCTGAAGATCGTTCGGTTCATACCGCCCGTAATCGCCCATGAAGCACACGGCCAGTGACATATTAGCGTACGCATTGGCCGTATCCCATCCACGACCAACGTAAACGTTTCCGTCACCACCGACCTGGAATGTGGCCATAATTTAATTTGGCGTTAAGTCTGTCTATTTGAACTGTCCCAAATAGATTCCTGCAGAAAACTTACATaaaaattgctcggtatgTCTTGCAGACTTTTCTCGGCAATTGCTGCATCTTGCAGCGTGCGCATCTTGATGGAGCAAACGTGCACATCGGAGCAGATTTCCGAGTGGACGCCTATGTGCGTTATCAGCACGTACGGAATGGGATGTGGCAGCTTGTACGGTCCATGTACACCCTGCTGTGCACCCCAGTTGTGGCGATCGATGACCATGTGCCCGTTGCCGAGATTGGGAACTACCGGGAGAGAAATGGTTTATTCCAAGCACAATGTTACAGCACTGCCTGTTGGTCTAAACATAACGCTTACTTGATTTAGAAGCAGAGTTGTCTTCAAAAAATAGTTCCTTTGGAATAATATTGTCGCCGGAGGGGAACATCATGAAGATAACGTAAAACAATAGCACCAAACCAATGATTATAAAGAGTGTAATTATGCTGTACACGATAAGGCGTTCGTATTTTATGCCCGGCGAAGTATTTGGTCCCATCAACTGGTTCTGATTATTGTATCCATCTGGAAGGGAGAGTGTAATGTAGAACTTTATATTTGAAcgaaattataaattataaacgaaattaaacaaaatgtttacattttgaacCAGATTGTTTTTATCATGTACAGTATTTCCCCAAGTTACGAGAATATTGCATTCCGAAGACATTTGCATAAttcggattttcgcgtaagtcgaatatcacttTTTACATCCAAAATGTATTGCATTAATaatgttttttaattgaaattagttcatttatgtaatttattaCTTATTTAATGCAATTGGTATAGAAAATTCGGTGATTTCTATCTTTTTAGTGATTTAgaacttttgaaaaaaattaatatttttcatttgacaattgatgaaGAAAACTATGCtgacatctgaactgtcaaaaataaaaattcgcgcaactcgaattcgcgtaactcaattgtcgcgtaactcggggaaagactgtacacACAAACGGAGAGGGCCTATTGAAGTATTTTAAAAGCTACTTCCTATGCCTTAGTTCGAACGACTGTTATCAATGAagttaaaaatcaattatggAAAGTTTGCTTGAAACCCCCAGCCAGAATCTAGATATAAGGTTTAAGTTAGATTGAACGATGGAGCGGCGATTGTAGGCATAGTAGTAGCCAACAGTGGCAATAGCTTTATATAGTTTTGGTAATACGTTTAAAATTCGGAGTTTGTGGTACAGCCGTCAAACGTATAATTGAACAATATGCCAGTCATATACTCTAATCTAGAGTCTCTTGTTTACTAAGGATGAATTATGCTGCGGTAGGGCACAACAATCAGGTCAGATAGACAGATAGAGTCAAATCTATAAGTAGTGGGTAAGGGTTTCCTGATTATATTTGCTCAATAATATACTtgaacgttttttttaaatctattaCATATTACTGAACCCATTTGACCTCAACGTGTTGTGTAGAATATTGAGTTGCCGTGGATATTCCCTTCTATTTGGCACAATACCATTAGTCGGTCGAGCCTTGTTAAAGAACTGTGATTGTACGACGTTTACATGGCAGGATAATGAGTGTAGGAGGGATCGGCTTCATATGGAGTCCTATATTGGAACCCATGAAAAGCATATTGTTAGGTCAAGTTGCTTGAAATTGGATCACGGAACTCCCAATATTACAGTGATAATACAGGTGATAATGAGGCAGATAATACAAGTATCTCTAATATGAATCCTAGGAAGTGTACTTCTTCTGCTCTGTAATGATTCTTCTGTTATAATAGATTATTTTACCCAGGTTTTATTGTAGTCCTTAAATGATTTGAAactcaattttttttattgagagCCAATGACATTAATAATGATTAacttttatattattttaaagtaACAGTATTTTCTCAtacgaaaaatacaaaaatttaaagtctttttgatttaaaattgtttttattttagaatTTATTAAACGTAATTCTTGATGATCATAATTGATCTATAAATATGTACAGAAAAAGCATTTATGACTAGACCCTTATATGTTGTTACAATATCTGAAGGAGCATAAACTTTACCTAATTATGTTATTCGCATTTAACGcacattattcttcttctgtgCTTTTCCGATGAATTAACAATGGGTTATGAATTCCGTTCCGCTCATTGAAATCGTGCTCATCGTCCCACACGCTCGGAAAGCCCAATTCTGCCCCACAGTGTGCGTATGCTTGCGTTCCACAAGGATTCCACCGGGATAGTCTAACGAGCCTAGCGTATAGCATGTCGCCAGGGCTGGCTGTGGTAGGTTTGGtctgcaaagaagaaaaaaatgaataaaaaaaatgatactCTCTGTGTATTTCCCCCATATTTATCATTCTCTAACCTGTCTTCGTGCCACAAGCTTATAGTCGTTGGCAAGCTTTCGCTGTATCACACCGTACGTCAGGAGATGGTGCAGGGCGGAGAATTGAGATTCTTTCGGTTCGTAGGTTTGGAAGTCTCCTATGAAGCAGACGGACAGTGTTCGATTGTGATACGAATTTGCAATATCCCAACCACGGCCCACGTACACGTTGCCATCTCCACCAAGctgaaggaaagaaaaaattcAAATTAGCCTACGTTAGTCTTGTTAGGAAGTTTTCCCTTATCGTGTGTGATCAGAATCAGAATGCTTACATAAAAGTTGCTTGGAATGTCGGGCAGATTCCGCTCACCGATGGCTGCATCCTGTAGCATGCGCATCCTGTTCGCACATTCGTGCATGCCGGTGCAATTTTTGGAGCGCAGGCCGATGTGTGTAACGATCACGTACTGAACCGGATGCTCCAATTGGATCGATGCGTGCGCATCCACCTGCGAACCCCAGTTACGCCGTTCGATGATCATATGGCTGTTGCCGAGATTGGGCACTGCGAAGAGATCAATCTGTCGGAATCAATCGGCAGCTTAGCTTGGTACATTTCGTCCAGATTCTGTCCACAATTCCGCATGGAAGTTGGTGCTTTTTCACTTACTCGTCCGCCGGTGGTAGTTGGTGTCGAACAGTATCTCCCGGTCAATGTCAGCTGGACCGCGCACTTGGTTCACGATGAAGTAGATGGCGGTTGAGAATCCGACGATCGCGAAAAATATCAGCGCTCCGTAAATGAAGTAGCGCTCCTGACGCAGGGTCGATGGTTCCGCTGAAGGTAGTCCGCGGTTCTGATTGTTGCGGCCGGCTGTAGGAAAGGAAAGGTGCGATGGGAAGAGGAGGTCATAAAATTCAGTCAAGCTCTACACTCAAAGCGCACCATTGTGCATCGGACGCAAACATATTGCCCATTGTCGCAAAGGGCGGGTTTAAGTAAAGCCACATTGCACACATTGACGTCTTAGGTCAATATTGCTGTGAATGTGTGACGCATGCACTCGGTCGGTAAACATTTTATTGCCGCACACTTTTTCCAAAGACCATTTTTGTCCTCTTCTTTGTAAGATTCTTAAAGAAGGAAGTCAACCTATCGAGGTATGGTATACTTCCTACAGTAAATGACATTTCACGGGCAGATGTATTTCTTCATTGAAATGCAAACAGTGTACAAGGTTATCTATCCGCCACGATATAAAACGTCTCTCGGTACGGCACGatagtaaaataattttattcagTACATATTTTGTGCTATTATTGTTATCTTGAGGAGTGTTTGACaactttttatatttatttttcatttaatgtaTTGTTCTATTGAATTTGTGGTGCTCTATTGCGTAAGGTATTGCGATAAAATACATCTGCTTCCTATTTGTCAATTAGAACTGGACAAGCTTTATTAACAGTTATAACTTGAATTATCGCTATTTATTAGAAAATGCTGCAAATTTAAAACTGCTATACATGACCCTTATAACCCTTATATATTATAAGAGCGAGCTGGTAAATGCATTGTATAAAACAGGGGCCtaaacttttcagctcgcggaccgcattgcttcaaaaataactatgctgagggccatttgacgctacctttaactgatgagtgaacgtttaaatcttatttttataacaaaatactaacgatacTTGTACAGTTTCttgttactaaagcttgatttttgtctaagaaaagtaaaaaatacaattttatttgaaaaagtcataataacgttatattatttatattaacgctggcaaagtcatcgtgggccgcattatgAGCTCTTGAGGGCCACATGCGGACCGTGGGCCGTAGTTCGGAGACCCCTGGTATAAAACATAatgcatttaaataaaaaataaaacaaaaacaacttcaGATACAAAGAAACAACACCTTACAGTGATTTTCGTAGCAACatattataaaaaatgtataaaaatcaCTCATATTATacttgttttaaaatgacttTTATTCTACTAACTTTATGTATGCTTTAATTTGCCGCTAAAATCATGTCATGTGACATATGTATTCATTGAAAGACTAAAGGAATAATATAAATTTTATCTTGTTTGTAGTAGTATATTTTACTGTTATAGAGTTCAGTATGTATCCTATAGTAAGCCGAGAATAGATATTAAATATGTAGAGTAGCATGAACCTTAGATGTTGGCCAGTTAGTTATTTCATGGCTAGAGGAAACAATTCACCACAAAATTCTTCCAAACCGTTTCATGCGAACTTGGAATAATAATCAcaaaagaaaatacattttGGTTTGTATACCAAAATGGTCGCAAAACTATTTGATAGACAATGGTACAAAGAGTACAGAATCTGATTCATAcgcactttttgtttgtttttgtttttcaataatGTCGCTTAAAAACCATAATTTGCTTGGTTTATATAaaagataatttatttattattacttaaaaacatgcccTTCATGGACTCAAGCTCTGAATGGAACGTgcctccatacgtaggactgactatcctgctatggtaataagtaagtcactgaaagccgagCCCACTAATGGTACaaccttgaccgacagcggttgttgaaagaagaagaaagaagaagaattatttACCCAAACTTAGGACAAGCATAAACAATTCAACCAACCAAACATTTGTAATAAAAACCTACTATAAATTTAGTTTCATCACGTtgcattgtttttattctttaaaCGAGTGATCAACGAGCGCTTCTCATACTAAATCATCGAGTAACGACCTCGTACAAGGTTCTGATACAATGCACTGTAAAAGGAAAAACGCACGTTACGCGAATAGTATCACATTTTCGACTAAATGTTCCCTGTAAACATAAACGGTTGGCTAATACGAATGTTATTTCCGATTTACGAATATTTCCATCGGCAAACCGAATGAGTCTTCTGAACTTGCTAATCATTGTCATAGAACAAACATTGCGgtagaaagagaaaacaaaagctgATCAAATTGGTAAACCCAGCAATAAAACGTGTTTGTCTGTAGATGGTACAATGAAGGAATTATGAAAGTCATCAAAATCGTTTTTTATGCCAACCACTGGCAAAGAATATCATATACTACTATTAAAAATATGATGATAATTCCGGGGACAAACACGTCTATTCCCACATTAAAATGTTACCCAACCGGCGGACCATTAACGCGTGCATGCTGCGCTTCACACATGCACAAGGATGGAACTGCATTCTCTTCAAACAAATGATGATTGCCATTTACATCCATCCAAAAAGCATTCCATGTGTCATGCAACGTTCCCTCAGGCTTATCGCGCGAACTCGGCCATGCATGCTTGCATAAACTCAATAAATACAGTCATTGCAAATGGTGACGACGCACAGATTTCCAGCCAGGCTGGGGCACGGAGCACGGTTGATCTGCTTGGATATACACATGTGTTTTGCGCGCCGATGgacaaagaaaaggaaacggTCAAGAAGATGGAAGGTGTTACTTTTTTCCGTACAAAAATAGCCACAACTGTAAACACGCCCGGGATGGAATCCAGTACTGATGCTGGAGCAAAGAGGTAACGTGTAATGTGGTATGGGTTGTGTGAATTCGTGCCCAGCGTAAACTGAACAGGCTAATCTTGCGGCTGATATGAGATTGTAAAAGATTAGATGTTGTATTTTCGTAAttttctaaaacaaaatagaggtttttggttttgattgtgTGGACAGCGattaatgcaaaaaaacacagcatgCGCTAGAATAATTTGGTTGCAAATTTTATATACACACGTCGGGAAGAGCTAGCAAAACTGCGTGCCGATGACTGTGATGGGGAATTCCGCAGTAGCGGACGTCTTTCGATCGGGCAGGAAATCGGTTCCGTGCAGTTTCCGGGTCCACCGTACACGAGTGCGGCCAGTGACGCAGCACCGGAAGTGGTCCGATCCGCGTCAAACGTACCGCACGGCACGGCAGCACCGGACACGGCTGACGTCAGCGAGGATGAGGATACGTGCGGCGGGGTGGAAGATGCGGAAGGGCCAGACTGCTGGGAGGCAGGCAGGGAGGCGGCCCCGGAGGGCACCGGGGAAGATGATTTCGAATGTCTACGGTGATGATATTTACGCTTCCGCTGGAACAGATTGACCGCCGCCGTGGTCGTCGAGTGACGATCTTTGTTGTGAATTTTGAGCAACAGTTTCATGGCCCtggtatgttgtttttttttgttttgttttacggtaATGCGATGTAACTGACACGGATCGGATCACACTTTAGCATGGTTTCCGGGAGGTAAGCAGCAGCCAAACACTTTGTAACTATAGCACGAACGAAACTGGGTAGCATTTGCGCGACACCACCGAATATCTGACGGACTGGTGGAATGACTGTTTGGAAATGTGACCAGTGCGGTATCGAACTCTAATCCCGGAAGCACTCAAACGGACGCAAAACACGTGCTATACCGTACGTCGGCGCTAGGCGGTTGTGCGGAGAACCACGAAATCACGGATTAGCCATTGCGCCCAGGCCCAGACTTTCTCTTTTGGGTCGCGCGTTTTTGGACACGAGGACACTTGTGGGAGTggatttaaattcaattagcgATTCGCAGCGCCCTAAAGCTCACGATGACACTGTTTTATGATACGTTCGCACACACGTTCACAATCCACGCGACAAAATCCATGGAGCAGGGTGTAGTAGGAGGGTAAAATGGTGCCGCAACCATATTAATCCACCCTCTCTAGTCGCtgtctgtgtatgtgctgTACTGGTCAGTTACTGGCGTGTTTTCGCAATGCACACGATGCAATGTGTGTTCGGGCCGGAATAAGACTGACACGGACTGGACCGGGagcgttgtttgtttggtacGCGAGATCAACCTGTCGCTGCCGTTTgccgtgtggtgtggtgtgcgtTTGCGCGCTACGTTTGTATAGGAAGGGTGGTGAGTTTCGGCGACTTTGTTTGGTGAGCGGGAGACGAACGAGCGGAACGCTCGTGCGCGTTGAGACGCATCACCGTTGATCAGTAAAATTGGCTACAATTGATGCGCGGTTAGCAGTGGCGGAATACTACGGGATTAGTCTTAGGCAAACTACTCGCACTCACACATAGAGACAGgtgaatatttgaaataaataatattggCAATTTAATAGATTCCACACTATTCATGTGTTTAGGTCACAGGTGTAGGTTTAGTTAACACTAAtaacaacatatttatctaaaTACGACAAAGCTGGACAATGAAAGATTTCAGAGAATCGAAGTTACTTATCAAAGGGTTTTTCCTAACAAGATCTTATCCCAGCACCATTGATCTAATACTTCctttaatttttaaacattagAATTAACAAATATAGTATAACAAATATAGTATCAGTCACGAATCTCTAGCATTTATGTTTGGGACCTGATATTCGATCAAATCCAGTTTTCTAGATTATACAAGTCTTTATTATGCAAGGTACACTgcaattgatgttgaatattaaaACATCGATTTGCGGTGGGATCTACAGAGCGCGTCTTTTACACTGCCCTATACACATCAGGCCGAGGGGATTACATCTACTCTGCACCTTTGTGATTGAATTCGCTGACATAGCTTTCTCGcagataaattaaaattatgcatgccaataaaataaattgtagaCTTTAAAATTGGTAGATCATGAAAATCTCAACACTTACTATAGAATTGTTGTGAAAAATGACTGATATTTTAAGTTTAGACACATTTTTTAAGCTTTTCAAACCAACGTTTGACAGCAGCAATAATCAGTCATATAATGATAATACAACTTTTTACAGCACTACAACCTGTTTCATCGCTAAGATTTAACGGAAGATTACCATTTTTGCAACTCCCGCTTGGGATTTCCCACGTGATATGATTGCTTTTAGTAAGTGGTTTTGTTGGGGGCTGGCTAGCTTGCTGTAACAGATACATGAAGCTTCGCTCACGTCGACGGAATGTAATGTCGTTGGCACACACTATACTTTAAGTGTGTTAATTAGTTGTGCAACTGTGCAGTATAGCAAGCATGCACACAGAACTATGACATAACTGTACTAAGCACTGTTAAGAACGTATCGGCAAGACAACATTGTAATCTTACCTTCTAAGAGGCTTACCTCTTAAAAGGGTTACCTAAATCCACTCGCTATTTACTTCCTAAACCGTCGTTACCCTGCTACGCATAGGAAGCGGAAACTTACTTGCAATTCGGCTAGCTTCGACGGTCGCATCCATGTACTGGTAGATAGTAACGGAACCTTGGTACTGTGTCATCGGGCCAATGACGACGTCGCTCGAGTTCGACAGATTGATGACGCTTGTGGCCGCCGGTTGCACGGTCGTATTTCCGCCATTGCCAGTGCTGAGCCCATTCTGATGGTTCGTGGCCATGCCCGGGCTGTCCGCGTTCTGCTCGTACCGTGCGCCCAAACTCCCGACGGGTGCTGCCGCCGGGAAGGCATTGTGCTGGTGGAAGCTGTTGTACCGCGGATGAATACTCATGAGCGCGTTGGCCACCGAATCTGGCACCGGGCCGGTCGTTGACGCACTTGCGTTCTCCATTGGCAAGGGTTGTGGTATGGTTTGCGGCGGCTTTGTATGCTGATCACGGATCCTGCCTTGTTTTGTGTAGCTTTTGCAGTCCTTCGCGTGATCACACGTGCACCCGCATT encodes the following:
- the LOC1274911 gene encoding peptidoglycan-recognition protein LA isoform X2, whose translation is MSKISRHMYYSRSNGEAAKPAKRLSPITRALTQNAGTLSATLVLLTSFLNQLSVTFRSRSCATVRKCGCTCDHAKDCKSYTKQGRIRDQHTKPPQTIPQPLPMENASASTTGPVPDSVANALMSIHPRYNSFHQHNAFPAAAPVGSLGARYEQNADSPGMATNHQNGLSTGNGGNTTVQPAATSVINLSNSSDVVIGPMTQYQGSVTIYQYMDATVEASRIANGYNNQNQLMGPNTSPGIKYERLIVYSIITLFIIIGLVLLFYVIFMMFPSGDNIIPKELFFEDNSASKSIPNLGNGHMVIDRHNWGAQQGVHGPYKLPHPIPYVLITHIGVHSEICSDVHVCSIKMRTLQDAAIAEKSLQDIPSNFYVGGDGNVYVGRGWDTANAYANMSLAVCFMGDYGRYEPNDLQLSALDHLLTFGEKHRLLTEDYKIVAHRQARTTRSPGIKLYEKITKLTRWYPCGLPGYAKCGVEIGLPTVWDQEYPKSIPTIVATVSDNSTQTN
- the LOC1274911 gene encoding peptidoglycan-recognition protein LA isoform X1; this translates as MENASASTTGPVPDSVANALMSIHPRYNSFHQHNAFPAAAPVGSLGARYEQNADSPGMATNHQNGLSTGNGGNTTVQPAATSVINLSNSSDVVIGPMTQYQGSVTIYQYMDATVEASRIATGRNNQNRGLPSAEPSTLRQERYFIYGALIFFAIVGFSTAIYFIVNQVRGPADIDREILFDTNYHRRTMPNLGNSHMIIERRNWGSQVDAHASIQLEHPVQYVIVTHIGLRSKNCTGMHECANRMRMLQDAAIGERNLPDIPSNFYLGGDGNVYVGRGWDIANSYHNRTLSVCFIGDFQTYEPKESQFSALHHLLTYGVIQRKLANDYKLVARRQTKPTTASPGDMLYARLVRLSRWNPCGTQAYAHCGAELGFPSVWDDEHDFNERNGIHNPLLIHRKSTEEE
- the LOC1274911 gene encoding peptidoglycan-recognition protein LA isoform X4 — protein: MKLLLKIHNKDRHSTTTAAVNLFQRKRKYHHRRHSKSSSPVPSGAASLPASQQSGPSASSTPPHVSSSSLTSAVSGAAVPCGTFDADRTTSGAASLAALVYGGPGNCTEPISCPIERRPLLRNSPSQSSARSFASSSRPGRNNQNRGLPSAEPSTLRQERYFIYGALIFFAIVGFSTAIYFIVNQVRGPADIDREILFDTNYHRRTMPNLGNSHMIIERRNWGSQVDAHASIQLEHPVQYVIVTHIGLRSKNCTGMHECANRMRMLQDAAIGERNLPDIPSNFYLGGDGNVYVGRGWDIANSYHNRTLSVCFIGDFQTYEPKESQFSALHHLLTYGVIQRKLANDYKLVARRQTKPTTASPGDMLYARLVRLSRWNPCGTQAYAHCGAELGFPSVWDDEHDFNERNGIHNPLLIHRKSTEEE
- the LOC1274911 gene encoding peptidoglycan-recognition protein LA isoform X5 — encoded protein: MKLLLKIHNKDRHSTTTAAVNLFQRKRKYHHRRHSKSSSPVPSGAASLPASQQSGPSASSTPPHVSSSSLTSAVSGAAVPCAGRNNQNRGLPSAEPSTLRQERYFIYGALIFFAIVGFSTAIYFIVNQVRGPADIDREILFDTNYHRRTMPNLGNSHMIIERRNWGSQVDAHASIQLEHPVQYVIVTHIGLRSKNCTGMHECANRMRMLQDAAIGERNLPDIPSNFYLGGDGNVYVGRGWDIANSYHNRTLSVCFIGDFQTYEPKESQFSALHHLLTYGVIQRKLANDYKLVARRQTKPTTASPGDMLYARLVRLSRWNPCGTQAYAHCGAELGFPSVWDDEHDFNERNGIHNPLLIHRKSTEEE
- the LOC1274911 gene encoding peptidoglycan-recognition protein LA isoform X3, which encodes MYYSRSNGEAAKPAKRLSPITRALTQNAGTLSATLVLLTSFLNQLSVTFRSRSCATVRKCGCTCDHAKDCKSYTKQGRIRDQHTKPPQTIPQPLPMENASASTTGPVPDSVANALMSIHPRYNSFHQHNAFPAAAPVGSLGARYEQNADSPGMATNHQNGLSTGNGGNTTVQPAATSVINLSNSSDVVIGPMTQYQGSVTIYQYMDATVEASRIATGRNNQNRGLPSAEPSTLRQERYFIYGALIFFAIVGFSTAIYFIVNQVRGPADIDREILFDTNYHRRTMPNLGNSHMIIERRNWGSQVDAHASIQLEHPVQYVIVTHIGLRSKNCTGMHECANRMRMLQDAAIGERNLPDIPSNFYLGGDGNVYVGRGWDIANSYHNRTLSVCFIGDFQTYEPKESQFSALHHLLTYGVIQRKLANDYKLVARRQVRE